The region TCCATTAATCCGTCGATGCGATACCGCGCGTGAATGGAAGACAGGACAACCAAGCATGCGTCCCTCTTTAACGAACTCCACACGGAATAGTATGCCGTGCACGTGGGTCCGCCAAATCACGGAAAAAGCCTGTTTCTACCGGCTATCCGGCGCTTTACGGCCGGTTTTTGCGGAGCGCACGGCGTCTGAAACGGCGCTCGGCATTTTGCTCCGGCGCACAGTTTATCAGCGCTAAATTCATTGCGTACTCTGGATACCTGGTATTAATCCGTGCCCTTTTTAAAAGCGGTCGGATTTACCGTATTCGGCGCGATTTTAGTTTTTTTAGGGTCCGGTGCAATGACGGGAATTAATATCGGGTCGATGTGCGACAGACCTCTCCGGGTCCGTTCGCATCATCGCCGTTCTCTCAGGTTCTTTCGTTCTTGTTGCCGATGCCTCGATGCGAGGTGTGCATCCCGGTCCCGGCGGTCTCCCTTGTTACTGCTCGCTGCCCCGGTCTTTGCGACTCTTTCGTCTTTGAATGGAATTCAGGCTGCCGTGGAGGCGGCCGCGCCGCCGCAAGCGGCAACAACCATCGGCATCTAATCATGTGACGATAATGCAAACTTTTTGGCGGGCTTTACCATACGTCTCACTATTGGCCCGCGCCGTGTAAAAATACGCGCTCGCCGCACGTCTGCCTCTTGGTGTTTTAACCAGTTCGCCCACCGCCCGCTCATGAATCAGCGCTCCACGCCTTCGCATCTGGCCGCCGCAGCCGCGGCCGATTCGCGTTCGGCGATCTCGACGAGCCGTTTCAGCACCCACGCAATGAGCGCGCGGGAGCAGTTGCTCGCGTGGCGCCAGCGGGTCGGACACGTGGTGGACGTACCGCCGTCGAACGCGCAGATCGAGCGCGGCTTTCGCGGCGAAATCGATCTGTACGCGGTGGGCGGCATGGTCTTTACCGACTGCCGCACCGACTCGATGCGGCTGGAGCGGTCGGTCGCGCGCGTGTCCACCGACCGGCGGCGCGATTACGCGTTCCAGCTGTTCGTCGAGGGCGAAATCGGGCACGTCACGGGCATGCAGAAGAAACGCAGCGCGGCGGGTTCGGTGCGCGGCATTGTCGCGTTCGATCTGAACCAGCCGTTTCGCGTCGAGCGTCCCGAATGCCGGTTGCTGAGTCTGTTCGTGCCGGCCGCGCTTGTCGATGCGGAACTGGACGGCCCGGCGATTCACGGCCGCATCGTCGAACAGGGCTCGCCGCTGACCGGCCTCGTGCTGGATCATCTGGCGGCGCTCGCGCAGGACATCTCCACGCTGAGCCCGGCGGACGCGGCCGACGCGTTGCACACCGGCGCCCAGTTATTGGTTGCCGCGTTCGGCAGGCACACCCGTCTGACCGGCGCGAGCCGCGCGGCCTTGCAGGCGGCGGCGATGGGCCAGGTGCGCCGTTATATCGACGCGAACCTGCACCACGGCGGCCTCACGCCGACCAGCGTGGTTCAGGCGCTGCAATTGAAGCGCGC is a window of Paraburkholderia sp. D15 DNA encoding:
- a CDS encoding AraC family transcriptional regulator; translated protein: MNQRSTPSHLAAAAAADSRSAISTSRFSTHAMSAREQLLAWRQRVGHVVDVPPSNAQIERGFRGEIDLYAVGGMVFTDCRTDSMRLERSVARVSTDRRRDYAFQLFVEGEIGHVTGMQKKRSAAGSVRGIVAFDLNQPFRVERPECRLLSLFVPAALVDAELDGPAIHGRIVEQGSPLTGLVLDHLAALAQDISTLSPADAADALHTGAQLLVAAFGRHTRLTGASRAALQAAAMGQVRRYIDANLHHGGLTPTSVVQALQLKRATIYRWFEHEGGLGAYIRNRRLREAADELVRYPNLRVAEIGYGLGFQSASDFTRAFRRAFDMSPQDMRLRAFDLQGRDAAWESPSTRPASIRSRPSDTTRAPSAPPCDR